The proteins below come from a single Eptesicus fuscus isolate TK198812 chromosome 5, DD_ASM_mEF_20220401, whole genome shotgun sequence genomic window:
- the NRDE2 gene encoding nuclear exosome regulator NRDE2 isoform X1, with amino-acid sequence MALFPAFAGVSEAPDSGSARKELDWLSNPSFCVETVPTLSQQTEEAAALVSEGSPLTRSPPKSELSDESDSNRNLRQASRKKKKEKRKKRKHQHHKKTKRKRGQSGSSGSEPDTDSEKDKSPRGLRGGNRGPETLSQENAAAAGPRCVWLEDIQALTGETFRTDKKPDPANWEYKSLYRGDIARYKRKGDSCLGINPKKQCISWEGAPTGKKRAHQHVERYFTKKNVGLMSTDGVAVSSKTDPPSSAPISFIPVKDSDDVVPPVTTWLNPLGIYDQSTTQWLQGQGPAEQESKQPDSQPDRENALLKARVEEFNRRVRENPRDTQLWMAFVAFQDEVMRSPGLYAIEEGEQEKRKRSLKLILEKKLAILERAIDSNPSSVDLKLAKLKLCTEFWEPSTLVKEWQKLIFLHPNNTALWQKYLLFCQSQFSTFSISKIHSLYGKCLSTLSAVKDGSILSHPELPGTEEAMFALFVQQCHFLRQAGHAEKAVSLFQAMVDFTFFKPDSVKDLPTRGQVEFFEPFWDSGEPRAGEKGARGWRAWMHQQERGGWVVINPDDDDDEPEEDDQDIRDKTLPRWQIWLAAERSRDQRHWRPWRPDKTKKQTEEDCDDPERQVLFDDIGQSLIRLSSHALQFQLIVAFLQFLGVPAGFSPPASCLYLAMDENSIFDNGLYDEQPLTSLNLSFSGVSCVGRTDQLGCRRWTRGHSREGEEFIRNIFHLVMPLFSGTERSQLCSSWLRYEIAKVIWCLHTKNKKRLKSRGKNCKKLAKNLLKEPENRNNVCLWKQYAHLEWLLGNTEDARKVFDTALSSAGSGELKDPEVCELSLLYAELELELAPDTRVATAARAVHILTRLAESGPYGPYTGQVLAVHILKARKAYEHALQDCLGESCVSDPAATTSLNRLVSVVKCFMLFQYLTIGIDAAVQIHEQVFAKLKGSLSLEGPGLEGSACPPSVSSVLEAVTLMHTSLLRFHMKVSVYPLAPLRQALSEALKLYPGNQVLWRSYVQVQNKSHSASKTRRFFDAVTRSARPLEPWLFAIEAEKMRKRLVETVQRVDGREVYATIPETGLTHRIRALFENAIRSEHGSQCPLLWRMYLSFLVSLGNKDRSKGVFYKALQSCPWAKALYMDAVEYFPDEMQEILDLMTEKELRVRLPLEELELLLED; translated from the exons GAGTCCCCCGAAATCAGAGCTGTCAGATGAAAGTGACTCGAACAGAAACCTCCGACAAGCaagcaggaaaaagaagaaagagaaaaggaagaaaaggaagcatCAGCACCACAAGAAAACCAAGAGGAAACGCGGGCAGTCAGGTAGCAGTGGGTCTGAGCCAGACACTGACTCTGAAAAGGACAAATCCCCCAGAGGCCTCAGAGGCGGTAACAGAGGACCGGAGACACTGAG CCAAgaaaatgctgctgctgctgggccccgCTGTGTTTGGCTTGAGGACATCCAGGCTCTGACAGGAGAAACCTTCAGAACAGATAAGAAACCAGATCCTGCAAACTGGGAGTACAAGTCTCTCTACCGAGGAGATATAGCAAG ATACAAGAGGAAAGGAGACTCCTGCCTTGGCATTAACCCTAAGAAGCAGTGCATATCCTGGGAGGGGGCTCCCACGGGAAAGAAGCGTGCGCACCAGCATGTAGAGCGCTATTTCACGAAGAAGAACGTGGGGTTGATGAGCACCGACGGAGTTGCCGTTAGCAGTAAAACGGACCCTCCCTCGTCTGCACCCATCTCCTTTATCCCAGTGAAGGACTCGGACGATGTGGTTCCTCCTGTTACAACCTGGTTGAACCCTCTGGGGATTTATGATCAATCCACCACCCAGTGGTTACAAGGACAAGGTCCTGCAGAGCAGGAATCCAAGCAGCCGGACTCACAGCCAGACCGTGAGAACGCGCTGCTCAAGGCCAGGGTGGAGGAGTTTAACAGGAGGGTGCGTGAGAATCCTCGGGATACTCAGCTGTGGATGGCGTTCGTTGCTTTTCAG gaCGAGGTCATGAGAAGCCCTGGCCTGTATGCCATCGAGGAAGGCGAGCAGGAGAAGCGGAAGAGGTCCCTGAAGCTCATCCTGGAGAAGAAGCTGGCCATTCTGGAGCGGGCCATCGACAGCAACCCGAGCAGCGTGGACCTGAAGCTCGCCAAGCTGAAGCTCTGCACGGAGTTCTGGGAGCCGTCCACGCTGGTCAAAGAGTGGCAGAAACTGATATTCCTACACCCCAACAATACAGCCCTTTGGCAGAAATACCTTTTGTTTTGCCAGAGCCAGTTCAGCACCTTTTCAATATCAAAAATTCACAGCCTTTATGGGAAATGCTTGAGTACATTGTCTGCTGTGAAGGACGGCAGCATCTTATCTCACCCTGAGCTGCCTGGCACCGAAGAGGCCATGTTTG CGCTCTTTGTTCAGCAGTGCCACTTCCTGCGCCAGGCCGGGCACGCGGAGAAGGCCGTCTCCTTGTTCCAGGCCATGGTCGACTTCACCTTCTTCAAACCCGACAGCGTCAAAGATCTGCCCACCAGAGGACAG GTAGAGTTCTTTGAGCCCTTTTGGGACAGTGGAGAGCcccgggctggggagaagggcgcCCGAGGCTGGCGAGCGTGGATGCACCAGCAGGAGCGGGGCGGCTGGGTGGTCATCAACCCAG atgatgatgatgatgagccAGAAGAGGATGACCAGGACATCAGAGATAAGACTCTGCCCAGGTGGCAGATCTGGCTTGCTGCTGAGCGATCCCGAGACCAGAGGCACTGGCGGCCGTGGCGCCCTGATAAGACCAAGAAGCAAACGGAGGAAGACTGTGATGATCCAGAGAGACAG GTGCTGTTTGATGATATTGGACAATCTCTAATCCGGCTTTCCAGCCACGCTCTTCAGTTCCAGCTGATTGTGGCCTTTCTGCAGTTCTTGGGTGTGCCTGCTGGCTTCAGccctccagcctcctgcctcTACCTGGCCATGGATGAGAACAGCATCTTCGATAACGGACTTTATGACGAACAGCCATTGACTTCTCTCAACCTTTCATTTTCTGGCGTCAGCTGTGTCGGTCGCACGGACCAGTTGGGCTGTCGGCGCTGGACCAGGGGTCACAGCCGAGAGGGCGAGGAGTTCATCCGCAACATCTTCCACCTGGTGATGCCTTTGTTTTCAGGCACGGAGAGGTCCCAGCTATGCTCCTCCTGGCTACGGTACGAGATTGCAAAG GTCATTTGGTGTCTGCACACTAAAAACAAGAAGAGGTTAAAATCACGAGGAAAGAACTGCAAAAAACTAGCCAAGAATCTCCTTAAGGAGCCAGAAAACCGCAACAACGTTTGCCTCTGGAAGCAGTATGCACATCTGGAATGGTTGCTTGGCAACACAGAGGACGCCAGAAAAGTTTTCGATACAGCACTCAGCTCGGCAGGGAGCGGGGAGCTGAAGGACCCTGAGGTCTGTGAGCTCAGTCTGCTCTATgctgagctggagctggagctggcgcCAGACACCAGAGTGGCCACCGCGGCCCGAGCTGTTCACATACTAACCAGGCTGGCTGAGAGTGGTCCCTATGGGCCCTACACTGGGCAAGTCCTGGCCGTTCACATTTTGAAAGCTCGGAAGGCTTACGAACATGCACTGCAGGACTGTTTGGGTGAGAGCTGTGTCTCTGATCCAGCTGCCACCACCTCCCTTAACCGCCTAGTCAGCGTGGTTAAATGCTTTATGCTCTTCCAGTATTTGACCATAGGGATCGATGCTGCTGTGCAGATACACGAGCAGGTGTTTGCAAAACTGAAGGGCTCTCTTTCCCTAGAAGGCCCGGGCCTGGAGGGCAGTGCCTGCCCCCCGAGTGTGAGCAGCGTCCTCGAGGCGGTCACACTGATGCACACGAGCCTGCTCAGGTTCCACATGAAAGTCAGCGTTTACCCTCTGGCTCCTCTGCGGCAGGCGCTCTCAGAGGCTTTAAAGTTGTATCCAGGCAACCAGGTTCTTTGGAGGTCCTACGTTCAGGTTCAGAACAAGTCCCACAGCGCCAGCAAGACCAGGAGGTTCTTCGATGCAGTCACCAGGTCTGCGAGACCCTTGGAGCCTTGGTTGTTTGCCATTGAAGCtgagaaaatgaggaaaaggcTGGTGGAGACCGTCCAGAG GGTAGATGGCAGAGAGGTCTACGCCACAATTCCTGAGACCGGCTTGACGCACCGGATCAGAGCCCTGTTTGAAAACGCGATCCGGAGTGAGCACGGCAGCCAGTGCCCCTTACTGTGGAGGATGTACTTGAGCTTTTTG gTTTCGTTAGGAAATAAGGACAGAAGCAAGGGTGTGTTCTACAAAGCACTTCAGAGTTGTCCTTGGGCAAAG GCGTTGTACATGGACGCCGTGGAGTACTTCCCCGATGAGATGCAGGAGATCCTGGACCTGATGACCGAGAAGGAGCTCCGAGTGCGCCTGCCcctggaggagctggagctgTTGCTGGAGGACTAG
- the NRDE2 gene encoding nuclear exosome regulator NRDE2 isoform X2 — protein MALFPAFAGVSEAPDSGSARKELDWLSNPSFCVETVPTLSQQTEEAAALVSEGSPLTRSPPKSELSDESDSNRNLRQASRKKKKEKRKKRKHQHHKKTKRKRGQSGSSGSEPDTDSEKDKSPRGLRGGNRGPETLSQENAAAAGPRCVWLEDIQALTGETFRTDKKPDPANWEYKSLYRGDIARYKRKGDSCLGINPKKQCISWEGAPTGKKRAHQHVERYFTKKNVGLMSTDGVAVSSKTDPPSSAPISFIPVKDSDDVVPPVTTWLNPLGIYDQSTTQWLQGQGPAEQESKQPDSQPDRENALLKARVEEFNRRVRENPRDTQLWMAFVAFQDEVMRSPGLYAIEEGEQEKRKRSLKLILEKKLAILERAIDSNPSSVDLKLAKLKLCTEFWEPSTLVKEWQKLIFLHPNNTALWQKYLLFCQSQFSTFSISKIHSLYGKCLSTLSAVKDGSILSHPELPGTEEAMFALFVQQCHFLRQAGHAEKAVSLFQAMVDFTFFKPDSVKDLPTRGQVEFFEPFWDSGEPRAGEKGARGWRAWMHQQERGGWVVINPDDDDDEPEEDDQDIRDKTLPRWQIWLAAERSRDQRHWRPWRPDKTKKQTEEDCDDPERQVLFDDIGQSLIRLSSHALQFQLIVAFLQFLGVPAGFSPPASCLYLAMDENSIFDNGLYDEQPLTSLNLSFSGVSCVGRTDQLGCRRWTRGHSREGEEFIRNIFHLVMPLFSGTERSQLCSSWLRYEIAKVIWCLHTKNKKRLKSRGKNCKKLAKNLLKEPENRNNVCLWKQYAHLEWLLGNTEDARKVFDTALSSAGSGELKDPEVCELSLLYAELELELAPDTRVATAARAVHILTRLAESGPYGPYTGQVLAVHILKARKAYEHALQDCLGESCVSDPAATTSLNRLVSVVKCFMLFQYLTIGIDAAVQIHEQVFAKLKGSLSLEGPGLEGSACPPSVSSVLEAVTLMHTSLLRFHMKVSVYPLAPLRQALSEALKLYPGNQVLWRSYVQVQNKSHSASKTRRFFDAVTRSARPLEPWLFAIEAEKMRKRLVETVQRWQRGLRHNS, from the exons GAGTCCCCCGAAATCAGAGCTGTCAGATGAAAGTGACTCGAACAGAAACCTCCGACAAGCaagcaggaaaaagaagaaagagaaaaggaagaaaaggaagcatCAGCACCACAAGAAAACCAAGAGGAAACGCGGGCAGTCAGGTAGCAGTGGGTCTGAGCCAGACACTGACTCTGAAAAGGACAAATCCCCCAGAGGCCTCAGAGGCGGTAACAGAGGACCGGAGACACTGAG CCAAgaaaatgctgctgctgctgggccccgCTGTGTTTGGCTTGAGGACATCCAGGCTCTGACAGGAGAAACCTTCAGAACAGATAAGAAACCAGATCCTGCAAACTGGGAGTACAAGTCTCTCTACCGAGGAGATATAGCAAG ATACAAGAGGAAAGGAGACTCCTGCCTTGGCATTAACCCTAAGAAGCAGTGCATATCCTGGGAGGGGGCTCCCACGGGAAAGAAGCGTGCGCACCAGCATGTAGAGCGCTATTTCACGAAGAAGAACGTGGGGTTGATGAGCACCGACGGAGTTGCCGTTAGCAGTAAAACGGACCCTCCCTCGTCTGCACCCATCTCCTTTATCCCAGTGAAGGACTCGGACGATGTGGTTCCTCCTGTTACAACCTGGTTGAACCCTCTGGGGATTTATGATCAATCCACCACCCAGTGGTTACAAGGACAAGGTCCTGCAGAGCAGGAATCCAAGCAGCCGGACTCACAGCCAGACCGTGAGAACGCGCTGCTCAAGGCCAGGGTGGAGGAGTTTAACAGGAGGGTGCGTGAGAATCCTCGGGATACTCAGCTGTGGATGGCGTTCGTTGCTTTTCAG gaCGAGGTCATGAGAAGCCCTGGCCTGTATGCCATCGAGGAAGGCGAGCAGGAGAAGCGGAAGAGGTCCCTGAAGCTCATCCTGGAGAAGAAGCTGGCCATTCTGGAGCGGGCCATCGACAGCAACCCGAGCAGCGTGGACCTGAAGCTCGCCAAGCTGAAGCTCTGCACGGAGTTCTGGGAGCCGTCCACGCTGGTCAAAGAGTGGCAGAAACTGATATTCCTACACCCCAACAATACAGCCCTTTGGCAGAAATACCTTTTGTTTTGCCAGAGCCAGTTCAGCACCTTTTCAATATCAAAAATTCACAGCCTTTATGGGAAATGCTTGAGTACATTGTCTGCTGTGAAGGACGGCAGCATCTTATCTCACCCTGAGCTGCCTGGCACCGAAGAGGCCATGTTTG CGCTCTTTGTTCAGCAGTGCCACTTCCTGCGCCAGGCCGGGCACGCGGAGAAGGCCGTCTCCTTGTTCCAGGCCATGGTCGACTTCACCTTCTTCAAACCCGACAGCGTCAAAGATCTGCCCACCAGAGGACAG GTAGAGTTCTTTGAGCCCTTTTGGGACAGTGGAGAGCcccgggctggggagaagggcgcCCGAGGCTGGCGAGCGTGGATGCACCAGCAGGAGCGGGGCGGCTGGGTGGTCATCAACCCAG atgatgatgatgatgagccAGAAGAGGATGACCAGGACATCAGAGATAAGACTCTGCCCAGGTGGCAGATCTGGCTTGCTGCTGAGCGATCCCGAGACCAGAGGCACTGGCGGCCGTGGCGCCCTGATAAGACCAAGAAGCAAACGGAGGAAGACTGTGATGATCCAGAGAGACAG GTGCTGTTTGATGATATTGGACAATCTCTAATCCGGCTTTCCAGCCACGCTCTTCAGTTCCAGCTGATTGTGGCCTTTCTGCAGTTCTTGGGTGTGCCTGCTGGCTTCAGccctccagcctcctgcctcTACCTGGCCATGGATGAGAACAGCATCTTCGATAACGGACTTTATGACGAACAGCCATTGACTTCTCTCAACCTTTCATTTTCTGGCGTCAGCTGTGTCGGTCGCACGGACCAGTTGGGCTGTCGGCGCTGGACCAGGGGTCACAGCCGAGAGGGCGAGGAGTTCATCCGCAACATCTTCCACCTGGTGATGCCTTTGTTTTCAGGCACGGAGAGGTCCCAGCTATGCTCCTCCTGGCTACGGTACGAGATTGCAAAG GTCATTTGGTGTCTGCACACTAAAAACAAGAAGAGGTTAAAATCACGAGGAAAGAACTGCAAAAAACTAGCCAAGAATCTCCTTAAGGAGCCAGAAAACCGCAACAACGTTTGCCTCTGGAAGCAGTATGCACATCTGGAATGGTTGCTTGGCAACACAGAGGACGCCAGAAAAGTTTTCGATACAGCACTCAGCTCGGCAGGGAGCGGGGAGCTGAAGGACCCTGAGGTCTGTGAGCTCAGTCTGCTCTATgctgagctggagctggagctggcgcCAGACACCAGAGTGGCCACCGCGGCCCGAGCTGTTCACATACTAACCAGGCTGGCTGAGAGTGGTCCCTATGGGCCCTACACTGGGCAAGTCCTGGCCGTTCACATTTTGAAAGCTCGGAAGGCTTACGAACATGCACTGCAGGACTGTTTGGGTGAGAGCTGTGTCTCTGATCCAGCTGCCACCACCTCCCTTAACCGCCTAGTCAGCGTGGTTAAATGCTTTATGCTCTTCCAGTATTTGACCATAGGGATCGATGCTGCTGTGCAGATACACGAGCAGGTGTTTGCAAAACTGAAGGGCTCTCTTTCCCTAGAAGGCCCGGGCCTGGAGGGCAGTGCCTGCCCCCCGAGTGTGAGCAGCGTCCTCGAGGCGGTCACACTGATGCACACGAGCCTGCTCAGGTTCCACATGAAAGTCAGCGTTTACCCTCTGGCTCCTCTGCGGCAGGCGCTCTCAGAGGCTTTAAAGTTGTATCCAGGCAACCAGGTTCTTTGGAGGTCCTACGTTCAGGTTCAGAACAAGTCCCACAGCGCCAGCAAGACCAGGAGGTTCTTCGATGCAGTCACCAGGTCTGCGAGACCCTTGGAGCCTTGGTTGTTTGCCATTGAAGCtgagaaaatgaggaaaaggcTGGTGGAGACCGTCCAGAG ATGGCAGAGAGGTCTACGCCACAATTCCTGA